A window of Streptomyces sp. NBC_01689 genomic DNA:
CGCTCACGTCGATTCGCTTGGCCATGTCAATCACTGCTTCTTTCGCAAGGGTTCGGGTCGCTGATCGGCCGCGTCAGCGGCCCGTCTTGGGGGCCTTCCAGCGTGCGATGGCACGCGCGCCCATGTTGAGGATCATGACGAAGAGGATGAGCGCCAGTGCTGCCGCCCAGGCCCGGTCGGTGGCCACGTCGGTTCCCGCGCTGTACTGACGGTAGATGTACAGCGGGAGCGAGGCCTGCGGACCGGAGAACGGGTTGTTGTTGATGAAGTTGGTGCCCCACACCAACAGCAGCACGGGAGCGGTCTCACCGGTGATACGCGCGATGGCGAGCATCACACCCGTCGTGATTCCGCCGATGGACGTCGGCAGGACCACCTTGAGGATGGTGCGCCACTTCGGGACACCGAGGGCGAGGGAGGCCTCGCGCAGCTCGTTCGGGACGAGCTTCAGCATCTCCTCGGTGGAGCGGACCACCACGGGCATCATCAGGATCGACAGGGCGAGCGCACCGGCGAAGCCGGAGTAGCCCATGTCCAGGATCAGGATCCAGAAGCTGAGAATGAACAGACCGGCGACGATCGACGGGACACCCGTCATGACGTCGACGAAGAAGGTGACCGCCCTGGCGAGCTTGCCGCGTCCGTACTCGACGAGGTAGATCGCGGTGAGCACACCGATCGGCACGGCGATCAGCGTCGCGATGCCCACCTGCTCCAGGGTGCCGAGGAGCGCGTGGTAGATGCCGCCACCGGGCTCGTTGTCGGCGACCACACCCATGGAGTGGCCCAGGAAGTAGGGGTCGAAGGACTTCACACCCCGCTTGACGGTCTCCCAGATCAGGGAGGCCAGCGGGACGACGGCGAGGAGGAAGCAGACCCACACCAGGTTGGTGGCGATGCGGTCCTTGGCCTGACGGCGGCCCTCGACGCGCGTGGCGATGACGTAGGTGCCGAGCAGGAAGAGGATCGCGGCGATCAGGCCCCACTGGACCTTGCTGTCCAGGCCGCCTGCCAGGCCGATGCCCACGGCCACGACGACGGCGCCCGCGGCGATGGCCCAGGAGGACCACTTGGGGAGGTTGCCGCCGCGAAGCGTGCTGGTGCGCTTGTGGGTGGCGGGTGCGGTGCTCATGCGTTGGCCCCCGAGTACTCCTTGCGGCGGTTGATGATGATGCGTGCGCCGCCGTTGACCAGCAGGGTGATGACGAACAGGACGAGACCCGAGGCGATCAGGGCGTCCTGGCCGAACGGGGTGGCCTCGTTGAACTTGCTCGCGATGTTCTGCGCGAACGTGCCGCCGCCCGGGTCGAGCAGGCTGGCGTTGATCTCGAAGGTCGGGGAGAGGACCGTGGCGACGGCCATCGTCTCGCCGAGCGCGCGGCCGAGGCCCAGCATCGAGGCGGAGATCACGCCGGAGCGGCCGAAGGGCAGCACCGACATGCGGATGACCTCCCAGCGGGTGGCTCCGAGGGCCAGCGCGGCCTCCTGGTGCATCTGCGGCGCCTGGCGGAAGACCTCACGGCTCACGTTCGTGATGATCGGAATGATCATGATCGCGAGGAGGATGCCGACGGCGAGCATCGAGCGGGGCGCTCCGCCCTGCCACTCGAAGATGCCGGTCCAGCCGAAGTAGTGGTCGAGCCAGCCGAACAGGCCGTTCAGATGCGGTACGAGGACGATGGCGCCCCAGAGGCCGTACACGATCGAGGGGACGGCGGCCAGCAGGTCGATCACGTACGCGATGGGTCCGCCGAGCTTGCGCGGCGCGTAGTGCGTGATGAACAGGGCGATGCCGACCGAGACCGGGACCGCGAGGGCCATGGCGATGATCGCGGAGACCACCGTGCCGAAGGCCAGCACCGCGATGCCGAAGCTCGCCGGTTCGAGGTTGGTGTTCCACTCGAACGTGGTGAGGAAGTTGCCGTGGTCCTTGCTGATCGCGTTCGCGGCGCGATAGGTGAGGAAGGCCGCGATGGCGGCCATG
This region includes:
- the pstA gene encoding phosphate ABC transporter permease PstA, encoding MSTAPATHKRTSTLRGGNLPKWSSWAIAAGAVVVAVGIGLAGGLDSKVQWGLIAAILFLLGTYVIATRVEGRRQAKDRIATNLVWVCFLLAVVPLASLIWETVKRGVKSFDPYFLGHSMGVVADNEPGGGIYHALLGTLEQVGIATLIAVPIGVLTAIYLVEYGRGKLARAVTFFVDVMTGVPSIVAGLFILSFWILILDMGYSGFAGALALSILMMPVVVRSTEEMLKLVPNELREASLALGVPKWRTILKVVLPTSIGGITTGVMLAIARITGETAPVLLLVWGTNFINNNPFSGPQASLPLYIYRQYSAGTDVATDRAWAAALALILFVMILNMGARAIARWKAPKTGR
- the pstC gene encoding phosphate ABC transporter permease subunit PstC, translated to MDITTQNTEAPPPTPQTSAVGTKIADQGASPTGDRVFIGLSRGSGILLLVIMAAIAAFLTYRAANAISKDHGNFLTTFEWNTNLEPASFGIAVLAFGTVVSAIIAMALAVPVSVGIALFITHYAPRKLGGPIAYVIDLLAAVPSIVYGLWGAIVLVPHLNGLFGWLDHYFGWTGIFEWQGGAPRSMLAVGILLAIMIIPIITNVSREVFRQAPQMHQEAALALGATRWEVIRMSVLPFGRSGVISASMLGLGRALGETMAVATVLSPTFEINASLLDPGGGTFAQNIASKFNEATPFGQDALIASGLVLFVITLLVNGGARIIINRRKEYSGANA